From a region of the Anomalospiza imberbis isolate Cuckoo-Finch-1a 21T00152 chromosome 3, ASM3175350v1, whole genome shotgun sequence genome:
- the ZNF318 gene encoding zinc finger protein 318 isoform X3 codes for MYRSSSGRSGPSSSSSSHRLKEGGSSASRASRFSTSGPGPGHGRPPPPMPAAACAAASPPRSASPRPPPLRRHRSPSGHRGPCRRSPSPHRSRRLPSPPGGAGLGGPRGRRGSEHGDGGSSRRRSPSLRSESSLEHSLRITVGNDRYCIGTPERRRLPDRLGSPIDNLSDRDDMADGPIFTRGLTCPRDLERYPAHEDQPSSPFIPRHDEDYRNRDVFLHRSDYSPHYGRREELPRGSDRDGDKLRRSPYPLRAEERGREIKRARYEKDEKMHGVSGEHQGFSSGTRNYRRRSRSRSRSLSPSYLNEEFRELDRARRKREEEERSRNLNHDVSGTGYTIPGLTNTLQTSEPRYTYRPEEIPPMPKKSILKKRIEMEVESAVQPESFSSSPAPSKDLPLLSSQSSLPQSNNIAPFASEVENFLKRFNKGSLVESSNKELCEGLCEWNPLSGPPKDSLMFEEKFGSLSHKEKVEPKSEPIDRHTDFLLPHERASQDGSGFSRILGMMADSVSAQEKRRRSFPDIEDEEKFLYGDEDEETKIESLPVEKPPVIEEREKLKNDREARQKKLYYLKTELDRLRKQQGEMLRKKRREKDGHKDPLLVEVNRLQENIMKEIAELHKESDAADKKQSELDKVAQILGINIFEKPRKPSVETKDSSEKNSKSENAKGVEKTSSSNKESKTTNEKSRGRSPKPAESSSQSSKHPFQLANIYEYYDAGNHWCKDCNTICGTMFDFFTHMHNKKHRQTLDPYNRPWASKTQSETKQESIKRIDKITVPAKGSEFLIPITGYYCQLCHEFFGDQISAEQHVKSHPHNEKYKKYIDENPLYEERRNLDRQAGLAVVLETERRRQNELKRKLVEKQKEEKDEKTPKIIKKEEVKSIPESGEGNNETQGKTDSSGRKIGITVKLKKEEKTEEKKEEKREESKKESPSQTSFGKFSWKKTEREDKTPGAIAKEENTEGNKEEIKCQSVKSHIKPIEIKLSGKTVIPHTSPWIPVVSTPAPTKILPNLPVPTMIFRKSSTATVSKPPPLNTFLSIKSSGTTTKPLPVVKETNVDLILPPEIISKAFGGEEVILEGSEEDLKAAEKSESSQTADRLPPPHPPPAVQPAALIPADEVAPGVSESEQTMLAMPVRPPPPSTAFSEQAKKIEKRNSCLATANAKDLYDIFYSSGGKGSADSKLASSALPNGENPNITKPADLSANHRTNSSSSSLKEDSENVDSSQCNNQVTGSLVNVENQAEMNKKSLQPHLSEMSVTELPEKKPVSGIQMPAEIGLVDTGGGEQAGSLEFCALQKTEVQEKVGQEDGNKTPVTNTNVPSTLETEIKDWEIKAVKPKHSLHPKILSPEIQNEIKSLGNSHLVEEKLNDNCRTHSETDSPDLLWGTSRTSNGKQQIVTTDSCSESGWDLSNTPNPEIKSGSKEVNASECTEGQKERKNTLLEAQEKVQPKPSAHTMLDNQTQKQGVERLVSTCSNIVELRSSLELVAENEKKSLGHTGSDARASDSLLFKRPSEDVKHMKNTSQKADLELKSTDFSLGGNKVKHECISILSEGRLKETTEEVTKIETIASMRLESSKLKKLGIERTVNETEITDFATLISGSCEDKICTQISQKPMLQPGSQTSNSDTTEAVMPVLEMQGISPTSEILVPVKESKGGTVEMLSLSCDRGSTESQASGCVETLMPGLKETHGKVGGSGGKGMCTIQSKKTEQTEAPDSSLEATMNSGIAESIAESPVG; via the exons ATGTACCGCTCCAGCAGCGGCCGCTCCGGCCCTTCGTCCTCGTCCTCCTCCCACCGGCTGAAGGAGGGCGGCTCGTCGGCGTCCCGCGCGTCCCGCTTCAGCAcatcggggccggggccaggccaCGGCCGGCCTCCCCCGCCGATGCCCGCCGCCGCTtgcgccgccgcctcgccgccGCGCTCCGCTTCGCCCCGTCCGCCGCCGCTTCGCCGCCACCGCTCCCCATCGGGCCACCGCGGGCCCTGCCGCCGGTCCCCGTCGCCGCACCGCAGCAGGAGGTTGCCATCGCCGCCGGGAGGAGCGGGGCTCGGCGggccccggggccgccggggcAGCGAGCACGGAGACGGCGGCAGCAGCCGG AGGCGCTCACCGAGTCTCCGCTCTGAGTCTTCCCTGGAGCACAGTTTGCGGATTACTGTTGGTAATGACCGGTATTGCATTGGCACGCCAGAGCGAAGGAGGCTGCCTGATAGACTGGGCTCACCAATTGATAACCTGAGTGACAG GGATGATATGGCTGACGGTCCAATATTCACTAGAGGCCTCACATGTCCTCGCGACCTTGAGAGATACCCAGCACATGAAGATCAGCCTTCAAGTCCCTTCATTCCGAGGCATGATGAAGACTACCGCAACCGAGATGTTTTCCTCCACCGTTCAGATTACAGTCCACACTATGGCCGTCGGGAGGAGCTGCCTCGTGGATCTGACAGAGATGGTGACAAACTGAGGAGATCCCCCTACCCACTGAGGGCAGAGGAGAGGGGGCGAGAAATAAAGCGTGCACGGTATGAAAAGGATGAGAAGATGCATGGTGTGAGTGGAGAGCATCAGGGTTTCTCATCAGGAACACGAAACTACCGCAGACGAAGCCGCAGCCGTAGTAGAAGCCTGAGCCCGTCGTACCTGAATGAAGAATTCCGAGAGCTTGACCGTGcaaggaggaaaagagaagaagaagagcgCAGTAGAAACTTGAATCATGATGTTTCAGGCACTGGCTACACGATCCCTGGCTTGACTAACACATTACAGACTTCTGAGCCTCGGTATACATACAGGCCTGAAGAAATCCCACCCATGCCCAAAAAATCTATTTTGAAGAAACGAATAGAGATGGAAGTAGAGTCTGCTGTTCAG cccGAGAGCTTTTCAAGCAGTCCAGCCCCCAGCAAAgatcttcctcttctttctaGTCAATCTTCTTTGCCCCAGAGCAACAACATAGCTCCTTTTGCCTCTGAAGTGGAAAACTTTCTCAAAAGGTTTAACAAAGGCTCTCTTGTGGAGTCTTCAAACAAGGAGTTGTGTGAAGGTTTGTGTGAGTGGAACCCACTCTCTGGGCCTCCCAAAGACAGTTTGATGTTTGAAGAGAAGTTTGGAAGCTTAAGTCACAAAGAAAAAGTAGAACCCAAGTCAGAGCCCATTGATCGCCATACTGACTTCCTGCTGCCTCATGAGAGGGCCAGTCAGGATGGCAGTGGTTTCTCCCGTATTCTGGGCATGATGGCTGATTCTGTCAGTGCTCAGGAGAAGAGGAGGCGTAGCTTTCCTGACATTGAGGACGAAGAGAAATTTCTTTATGGTGATGAGGATGAAGAGACCAAAATTGAATCTCTCCCTGTAGAGAAGCCCCCA GTGatagaagagagagaaaaactgaAGAATGATCGAGAAGCACGGCAGAAGAAGCTTTACTATCTCAAGACTGAATTGGACAGGCTTCGTAAACAGCAAG GCGAGATGTTGAGGAAAAAACGTCGTGAGAAGGACGGACACAAAGACCCCTTGTTGGTTGAGGTGAACAGACTACAAGAGAATATTATGAAGGAGATTGCAGAGCTACATAAAGAATCTGATGCGGCTGACAAGAAGCAGTCTGAGCTTGACAAAGTAGCACAAATCCTGGGGATTAACATATTTGAAAAACCCCGGAAACCATCTGTGGAAACTAAAGATTCCTCGGAAAAGAACAGCAAGTCAGAAAATGCAAAAGGTGTAGAGAAAACATCTTCCTCCAACAAG GAATCAAAAACTACTAATGAAAAATCGAGAGGTAGAAGCCCGAAGCCAGCAGAATCCTCTTCACAGTCCTCCAAACATCCTTTCCAGTTGGCCAATATTTATGAATATTATGATGCAGGGAACCACTGGTGCAAAGACTGCAATACCATCTGCGGGACCATGTTTGACTTTTTCACACACATGCATAATAAGAAACACAGACAG ACCCTGGATCCTTACAACAGACCTTGGGCATCGAAGACCCAGAGCGAGACCAAACAAGAGTCCATAAAACGCATTGATAAGATAACGGTTCCTGCCAAAG GCTCTGAGTTTCTGATTCCCATCACTGGATATTATTGCCAGCTCTGTCATGAATTTTTTGGAGATCAGatctcagcagagcagcatgTGAAAAGTCATCCCCACAATGAGAAGTATAAG AAATACATAGATGAAAACCCACTTTATGAAGAGAGGAGAAATCTAGACCGTCAAGCTGGATTGGCTGTAGTTCTGGAAACAGAGCGCAGGCGGCAAAACGAGCTGAAACGGAAACTGGTTGAGAaacagaaggaagagaaggatgagaaaaccccaaaaataataaagaaggAGGAAGTAAAGAGCATCCCAGAGTCTGGAGAAGGGAATAATGAAACTCAAGGCAAAACAGATTCTTCTGGGCGAAAAATAGGTATCACAGTAAAGCtaaagaaggaagagaagacagaggagaagaaagaagaaaagagagaggaatCTAAAAAGGAATCACCAAGCCAGACCTCCTTTGGGAAATTCAGCTGGAAAAAGACTGAGAGAGAGGATAAAACCCCAGGAGCTATTGCAAAAGAAGAGaatacagaaggaaataaagaggAGATCAAGTGTCAGTCTGTGAAATCCCATATCAAGCCCATTGAAATCAAGCTGTCTGGCAAAACTGTTATTCCACACACTAGCCCATGGATACCAGTTGTTTCCACACCGGCACCAACAAAAATTCTCCCCAATCTACCAGTCCCCACCATGATTTTCAGGAAGTCTAGTACTGCAACAGTTAGTAAACCACCACCTTTGAACACCTTTTTATCCATAAAATCCTCTGGAACTACCACCAAACCACTGCCAGtagtaaaagaaacaaatgtagATCTTATTCTGCCTCCAGAAATCATATCAAAAGCTTTTGGAGGAGAAGAAGTAATTTTAGAAGGCTCAGAGGAGGAtttgaaagcagcagagaaaagtGAGTCTTCTCAGACAGCAGATAGGCTACCTCCACCTCATCCTCCACCAGCAGTCCAGCCGGCAGCTCTCATCCCCGCAGATGAAGTAGCTCCAGGTGTGTCTGAAAGTGAACAGACAATGTTGGCAATGCCTGTGAGACCACCACCACCTTCAACTGCTTTCAGTGAACAAGCAAAAAAGATAGAGAAACGGAATTCTTGCTTGGCCACAGCCAATGCTAAAGATCTCTATGATATTTTCTACAGTAGTGGTGGAAAGGGTTCAGCTGACAGCAAGCTTGCAAGTTCTGCACTTCCAAATGGAGAAAACCCTAACATAACAAAACCTGCAGATTTATCTGCAAATCACAGAACGAATAGTAGTTCATCCTCGTTGAAAGAGGATTCTGAGAATGTGGATTCTTCGCAGTGTAATAATCAAGTGACAGGAAGTTTGGTTAATGTTGAAAATCAGGCTGAAATGAACAAGAAATCACTTCAGCCTCACCTATCAGAAATGTCAGTCACAGaattaccagaaaaaaaacctgtttctgGTATCCAGATGCCTGCAGAAATTGGACTTGTTGATACAGGAGGTGGAGAGCAGGCAGGCAGTCTGGAATTCTGTGCTCTACAGAAAACTGAGGTCCAAGAGAAGGTTGGACAGGAAGATGGAAATAAAACTCCAGTTACAAACACAAATGTTCCTAGTACCTTGGAGACAGAGATTAAAGactgggaaataaaagcagtaaaGCCTAAGCATAGCCTACACCCAAAGATCTTGTCACCTGAGATACAGAACGAAATTAAAAGTTTGGGAAATTCCCATTTGGTAGAGGAAAAGTTAAATGATAACTGTAGAACTCACTCAGAAACTGATAGTCCAGACTTGCTCTGGGGCACTTCCAGAACTAGTAATGGAAAACAACAGATAGTCACAACTGATTCTTGTTCTGAAAGTGGTTGGGATCTATCAAATACTCCAAATCCAGAAATAAAATCTGGTTCTAAGGAGGTTAATGCTTCAGAATGTACAGAgggacagaaagaaaggaaaaatactcTATTAGAAGCTCAAGAAAAAGTTCAACCTAAACCTTCAGCCCATACCATGTTAGACAACCAAACCCAGAAGCAGGGAGTTGAACGGTTAGTCAGTACCTGCTCAAACATTGTTGAACTCAGATCCAGTCTAGAATTAGtagctgaaaatgaaaaaaagtcaTTAGGACACACTGGATCTGATGCAAGAGCATCAGATAGTCTTCTTTTCAAGAGACCATCAGAGGATGTGAAACATATGAAGAATACCTCCCAGAAAGCAGACCTTGAATTGAAAAGCACTGATTTCAGTTTGGGAGGCAATAAGGTGAAACATGAATGTATCAGCATCCTTTCAGAAGGACGTTTAAAGGAAACTACAGAAGAAGTCACAAAAATAGAAACTATTGCTTCCATGAGGCTGGAGTCCAGTAAACTTAAAAAACTGGGCATTGAAAGAACAGTGAATGAAACAGAGATTACTGATTTTGCTACATTGATTTCTGGTAGTTGTGAAGATAAAATTTGCACACAGATTTCTCAGAAACCTATGCTGCAGCCTGGATCACAGACCTCAAATAGTGACACTACAGAAGCGGTCATGCCAGTTCTAGAAATGCAGGGCATTTCTCCCACGTCTGAGATACTTGTGCCAGTGAAGGAGAGCAAAGGTGGCACTGTTGAAATGCTGTCTCTGAGTTGTGAcagaggcagcacagaaagtcagGCATCTGGGTGCGTGGAAACTTTAATGCCTGGGCTCAAAGAAACACATGGGAAAGTAGGTGGTTCAGGAGGCAAGGGAATGTGCACCATCCAGAGCAAGAAGACTGAGCAAACAGAAGCTCCTGATAGTAGTTTGGAAGCTACAATGAATTCAGGAATTGCTGAAAGCATAGCAGAAAGCCCAGTGGGTTGA